A DNA window from Fusobacterium mortiferum ATCC 9817 contains the following coding sequences:
- a CDS encoding thioredoxin family protein: protein MNTFINLDDTTFVEQLKKEKGLVILNFIADWCGPCKIMSPILEMIAKEECIKIFKVNVDDSPNLAVEFGITSVPVTMFMDDGNKICQINGLKSKEELKEKLYEIR from the coding sequence TTGAATACTTTTATAAATTTAGATGATACAACTTTTGTAGAGCAGCTAAAGAAAGAAAAAGGGCTTGTAATTTTAAACTTTATTGCAGATTGGTGTGGACCTTGTAAGATAATGAGTCCAATTTTAGAGATGATAGCTAAAGAGGAGTGTATAAAAATATTTAAAGTAAATGTAGATGATAGTCCTAACTTAGCTGTTGAATTTGGAATAACAAGTGTTCCTGTTACAATGTTTATGGATGATGGGAATAAGATTTGCCAAATAAATGGATTAAAATCAAAAGAGGAGCTCAAAGAAAAATTATATGAAATAAGATAA